Proteins co-encoded in one Cyprinus carpio isolate SPL01 chromosome B5, ASM1834038v1, whole genome shotgun sequence genomic window:
- the LOC109097678 gene encoding inactive phospholipid phosphatase 7 isoform X1 — MPLNPSRSRAKDRSGSSSVMGWPEFLSLNVPPRNNRAWRRSGQSRSQQNQQSENLPDPGESMKERREATRLPDEDCMLLNPSFRGIAINSLLAIDICLSKRLGVCVHTTSSWGSMRSAVTLLALTGHGITWICGTLVCLTQGNTLAGQEVLINLLIALILDVLTVAGVQKLVRRKGPWDISPGFLDCVALDTYSFPAAHASRAAMVSKFLLSHLVLAAPLRVLLVLWAVLVGLSRVLLGQHHLTDMACGFALGFLHFSLMETVWLSSGACQTLISIGTFSWGSVR; from the exons ATGCCTTTGAACCCGAGTCGCTCCAGAGCGAAGGATCGCAGTGGCAGCAGCAGCGTTATGGGCTGGCCCGAGTTTCTGTCCCTGAACGTCCCGCCGCGAAACAACAGAGCGTGGAGAAGATCCGGCCAGTCCAGGTCCCAGCAGAACCAGCAGAGCGAGAACCTGCCAGACCCGGGTGAGAGCATGAAGGAGCGCAGAGAGGCGACCAGGCTGCCGGATGAAGACTGCATGCTGCTCAACCCGTCCTTCAGAGGCATCGCCATCAACTCACTGCTGGCCATCGACATCTGTCTGTCCAAGCGTCTGGGCGTGTGCGTCCACACCACATCCTCATGGGGCAGCATGCGCTCGGCCGTCACTCTGCTGGCTCTGACGGGTCACGGCATCACATGGATCTGTGGGACTCTGGTGTGTCTCACTCAGGGTAACACCCTGGCTGGACAAGAGGTCCTTATCAACCTGCTGATAG cgctgattcttgatgtcctGACTGTGGCCGGGGTTCAGAAACTGGTCAGGCGCAAAGGACCATGGGACATAAGTCCCGGCTTTCTGGACTGTGTGGCTCTGGACACGTACTCGTTCCCGGCTGCACACGCCAGCAGAGCAGCCATGGTGTCCAAGTTCCTCTTGTCCCATCTGGTTCTGGCCGCCCCGCTGCGGGTCCTGCTGGTGCTGTGGGCCGTCCTTGTGGGCCTGTCACGCGTTCTGCTGGGCCAACACCACCTGACGGACATGGCGTGCGGCTTCGCTCTGGGCTTCCTTCACTTCAGTCTGATGGAGACGGTGTGGCTGTCGTCTGGAGCCTGTCAGACACTCATCTCCATCGGGACCTTCAGCTGGGGCTCCGTCCGTTAG
- the LOC109097678 gene encoding inactive phospholipid phosphatase 7 isoform X2: protein MGWPEFLSLNVPPRNNRAWRRSGQSRSQQNQQSENLPDPGESMKERREATRLPDEDCMLLNPSFRGIAINSLLAIDICLSKRLGVCVHTTSSWGSMRSAVTLLALTGHGITWICGTLVCLTQGNTLAGQEVLINLLIALILDVLTVAGVQKLVRRKGPWDISPGFLDCVALDTYSFPAAHASRAAMVSKFLLSHLVLAAPLRVLLVLWAVLVGLSRVLLGQHHLTDMACGFALGFLHFSLMETVWLSSGACQTLISIGTFSWGSVR from the exons ATGGGCTGGCCCGAGTTTCTGTCCCTGAACGTCCCGCCGCGAAACAACAGAGCGTGGAGAAGATCCGGCCAGTCCAGGTCCCAGCAGAACCAGCAGAGCGAGAACCTGCCAGACCCGGGTGAGAGCATGAAGGAGCGCAGAGAGGCGACCAGGCTGCCGGATGAAGACTGCATGCTGCTCAACCCGTCCTTCAGAGGCATCGCCATCAACTCACTGCTGGCCATCGACATCTGTCTGTCCAAGCGTCTGGGCGTGTGCGTCCACACCACATCCTCATGGGGCAGCATGCGCTCGGCCGTCACTCTGCTGGCTCTGACGGGTCACGGCATCACATGGATCTGTGGGACTCTGGTGTGTCTCACTCAGGGTAACACCCTGGCTGGACAAGAGGTCCTTATCAACCTGCTGATAG cgctgattcttgatgtcctGACTGTGGCCGGGGTTCAGAAACTGGTCAGGCGCAAAGGACCATGGGACATAAGTCCCGGCTTTCTGGACTGTGTGGCTCTGGACACGTACTCGTTCCCGGCTGCACACGCCAGCAGAGCAGCCATGGTGTCCAAGTTCCTCTTGTCCCATCTGGTTCTGGCCGCCCCGCTGCGGGTCCTGCTGGTGCTGTGGGCCGTCCTTGTGGGCCTGTCACGCGTTCTGCTGGGCCAACACCACCTGACGGACATGGCGTGCGGCTTCGCTCTGGGCTTCCTTCACTTCAGTCTGATGGAGACGGTGTGGCTGTCGTCTGGAGCCTGTCAGACACTCATCTCCATCGGGACCTTCAGCTGGGGCTCCGTCCGTTAG